Part of the Plasmodium vinckei vinckei genome assembly, chromosome: PVVCY_13 genome, aaagataataatttgcaaataaaacaaaggtactatatatataacagcATATAAGGatataaagatataataataactcTAACCTCTCTTTATCATTTGCAATGGCTATTTCctattaaacatattttccACCATGGAAGAAATGCGatgtaatataaaaaaaaatcaacaGTAACAAAACATACTTACTTCACGCTATATATGATacttctatatatttttatattttctcaCTTTttgttgtatatttttgtttataatgAATAAGTTCTTAGAAGCACGTTTCATGTAGAACTTGAAAacgaataaatatatgatgatacattatatttttgttgaaTGCTATACTGATTACTTAGATTTCCTGGAGTGCCATGATATATGTGTTTAATTAGCAACTATTCAAATGTATATTCATTTGTGTTTCCAATCGAAGcatgtaaatttttaaatatgttttattttacatgcCCGTGtatattgttatattattacattattatatttcccccattttatattatattttttggcaCACCTTTTAGCATTGCTTGATTCCCTTATGGGAAAGGACAGAAATGAAATGGCCTCAAAAAGAAATTACTCATTTAAAGATGAAAACGTAAGtgaataaatttatatatgcataaaacaAACTACAACCATGCAATATGAGTATTTTCAAAAAggaaatttatatgtaattatcatatatatatgtatatctatattttcaGGTATGCAAATATTACTTAATTGACTTTTGCCCACATGATCTATTTCCAAATACAAAGAGTGATATAGGAAggtaacattttttattatatttgtttaacGAGTAGGATTTACACATATCCATgtacttatattttttaataaatgccattatcaatttattattgttactatttttctttccttttttaattacagATGCAAAAGTATACATGCAGAGATATTAAAAGAACAGcttgaaaatgatgaaaattataaatattacttAGCAAAATATCaacaaaaatttatgagtaataaaactatttagatagttttttaatataacttttgtctctctatatatatgcatacaaattatataaattggaacacctttatataaattttttcagGAAAACTAGAAGATATTATTCAAATGgctgatataaaaatagaaagaagtaaagaaaaattaaaacacTTATCAGAAAATCCTAAAAGCATTGAtgataaaaaggaaaagtAACGaatcaaatttatatataattataaaagtggattatattttttcctaaAATACTCTAATCCTTATTTATCCTAGTTATATACttatgttattttatatgataatttttgtaGAATTGAAAGTATCAACAGCCAGATATCTGACTTACTAAAACAAGCGGAAAAAGCTGGAGAAGATGTAAGCGCGTTTTGCTTAACttcaataaaattatttatacttttattatgttttatggatatatatttaatggattatatatttttgaacctgtatttatatattttttagggGGACACAACTAAGGCAACAAGCTTGAATGACCAAGTTACTACTCTCCAAGcagaaattaaaaaattaaatgaagaaGGAGTTCAATCCAACGACACAAACTTAATGGTAATATAGTTATTACATAAATTGTATCTATATGAGTGAATATATCCTATATACCTATTGTTAATAATCTTTTTGCATGCTCCCTAATACAGGTGTGCGAAGTGTGTGGTGCTATGAAAGCAGCTGGCGATCTTGTCCAGAGGTTTGAAAACCACATGAATGGAAAACAGCATATAGggtttgaaaaaataagaaatgCATTAAACCAATTAAAGGAGGGAATAAAAGAAAGAGAAATAATCATTGAAGAATATAGAAAATCGAAACGTTCAAATGAGCATAATAACTCAAGAAAAGAATCCAGTAGTCGTGATCATCGTCATAAAAGACGACATAGTGACCATAGAAGAAGTTCAAGAGATCGTAGATCTCGCGACAGAGATAGCAAATCGCATCATTCGTCTCGAAGAAAAAGATCACGAAGATACTCTTCATCAAATCGAAGTAGATCTAATAATTCAAGTCGTTCAAGAGATAGACACAGAAATCGATCCAGTAAACGAcgatgaaatatattattggtCTCATGCAACATATATACTTACGCATGACGCATAACTTTCTTACCCTTGTATGACATTCatatcaaattattttaatatggccttttaaatttttatagaattttttttaaaatcataaatttttttatttagtaaaattaaataccTATATCAATTTGcttattatcatatttatatatattatttttttaaatcaatCCATTATTAATAGCACTTCATATTTAATGCTAGTGTTATAATGCATAcctatttcattatttatatttttctctttaaattataatttatagtACCAAATGAtacttttcattttatttttactcttccttttttttataattatttacatgattaaatttacattttaaaatacatcattaattgaatttattttatttgtataaaaaagcatttacattttttttttcttactCAATATACTTGTCTTTCCATTAATGgtgaaataattaaaacttttttttgtgtgtataatattttaaagttaatatcattatatatagaatatatTCAACAATATACATGGCAACAATGCCACattaaaaagggaaaataaataaatatgtaccCTCGAAAATTATGtcatagtatatataaatacgcATATCTTcattgataataataaattaaaatagtCAATGATAATGGAATCCCATAATTCTAAATCTTCATTGTCTGAAAAAAGGGAAGATAGCATTGAGGAATTAAAGAAtaaagtaataaatataattaagaaataaaacaattttttccatttggAACATTAGAATGGAATATATACCctatattaatatacatataaatgatatataaagCTATGCTTATTTTAACACGTAATTTTTCATACTCATTCACAATCTTCGAAGAATGCAggtaaaaatgtttttgaAACATTgctaaacatttttttagagGAAAAGGAGAGTAACAGgataaaatatgaagatTTGTCTAATCATATTGATAAATTAAAGGTATAttttgatgaaaaaattaacgtCCTTAAAGATAATACTCATGAAAATTTGGAAGAGTTAAAATATTACTTAGATCagttaaataaaaatattaaagaaaatgcagaaaaaaatagtacaTACAACGATGATTTTGATACAATAAGAAATGAAATGttacatttaaaaaaacaaaaagaggATGACATCAACCTTATGAAATCCAGTATTCAAGCATACTCcaccaaaataaaaaatgtatattgcatatttaaaaatatagttgTACTATTAGaagtatatatgtattagaTATATTTCGTATGCAAGCCTATATTTATGGAAAATGTCGTGAAAAATATCctatatatagataaattATATCCATTCCCATGTATAACCAAATTAATAACCTTCTTACATTATTATCCATATTAGATGATAAGTATtatgaacaaaaatattgaaaccATAAAGGAAGAGCTTACGAATTCtcaagaaaatattaaaattgaaagcaaaaaaaaatatattgaaattctagaattaataaacaatgaaaatgatagcataaacaaaaaaattaagcaGCCCTTTGATGAGGTaataacatattatttttattttcgatttttttcTCTCTATTGATGTAAATCTAAATTATctataaatgtatttaattcttaaatttttaaagctaaataatgatataaaagatattaAAGAATACATTCGAGGGGTTAAAGACAGTctagaaaatgaaataaaggATATAAAATCCGCAATTagtacaaataaaaaatcgatagatgaaaaaataagtcCAATAACTATAAATCAAAAGAGACTCATGAATGATTTCTACCCTACTGAAAAAAGTTAGCACATATATGTTCATTCCTCAATAAATATCAGAGATGCGAGCAtgtatatttgtaaataaatatatgtatatatgaatagATGCATACTTCCACTaaatttcaaataaaaaataattaactACATGATTTGAGATAACAGTAAGGTGATACAAAGCATTCATGAGGGAAATAAGAAATTACATAAAACAAgtaacatataaaaaacaaaatcaatagaatatggaaaatacgaatataattaaaattcgCATTgcgaatataaataaattcacTTGTTAATGTTTGTGTGTGTACTTTTCTTTGTATTCCCAATTAAGGGTTTTACAACACATTGATTTTTTTGCAGTGTGTATAAAACATTTCTTCCAACTTTTGAATTGAAAAggaataatttattttatcgaATACATTTTTTCGTGCTTTTAAAGAATACAACTTGTTcgttaaatatttttttttattatttaataatttaaattttttgatgtataaatatattatggtTAAATCTCTAGGattgtataaattattatatttctttataaattcactttttttaagtgaaatatttttattcataacATTATAGTATAAATgtgtaaaatttttatagttttgattataatttttgtggATATCTTCTAatgattttaaaatattcttaaCATTCAAATCAACATTtgttatatcattttttatatctttttcaGTTTCATGTTTTTCGTCttcatatacatatgaatCTTCTTCTACTATCTCTTTTTCTCCAATTTGAaatttaacatttttatcaatacCATAATTAACAACATCAAATGCatgctttaaaaaattatactttttataataaaccTTCTCTTCTCGAATCCTTGTTTTTCTccaacaatttttttcatatgttTGGCTTAAAAATGCAGTTTTATGAATATTCAAGCTTTTGCCTCTTCTGTAAATTTCTTTAAATGTTTGCAAAACATTTCGTTTAACTTTTCGTATTATCGCCATATTATCATGTTGTGTGTTTTTCTATCGTTTCAAATCCAACTACTATTTctacttattttatttctttgcCCTTTTTTTGAGGGAAAAGTGTGAGAACGGACAAAGAAAATAGGCTAATTCATATTatgtaattaaaaaaaagataatgaTGAAATGTAATATTAAGCAtcaaagaaaattatattataaaacattGTAATGTGAATAAATGccatatgaaataaaaaattatgatacaataaaaattgtaaacaATTAGAATAATGTATAGTTAATAATTGGTAacgttattattttcttatatataaattgcTTTCCATAAAAgggaaatatttttctttattaaaGAGGAAGTCGTGTCAAACAAAAGACTATTATTAGAAATGTGCACATATTATTaccttttaatatttttttcaaaatgcttatatacaatatattttttattcttaaaaatgaaaaaatataatcaaaatgattttttaaaatttaatctaattttttgttagtttaatataaacaaaattaaatttttttaaaaaacaaagaaaaaaaagttcttatatatataaagtgcctaattaaaaaaaccctttacatatataatgaagaaaatatagcCACTTTGTTGTTATCATCCAAGCAAAAGTAAAATTGTGGAGATATGCATGAATCAATAATATAAGAGATGTGCCTACATAaaatttcaatttttttagtatgcACATTCATCATATaagttatataaaaatttttatcagACAACTCACGAactttctttatatttgaatttataaaaatatgataattattattcatacTATTTTGGAATAgatcaatattatttacagTTGTTGATTTATGTAAGCCTGTAAAatcataaattaatttttcacttttttttataaatatgttattacctgaattttcattatttatgtaatttttGGATACAtctgaattatttttatttaaatgagAAGATAAATTACTCATAGTAATTGGCGTCtttgttgaaaaaaaagtgaatatatcgaaaatataatttaaaactTTTCCATTATTTAATGCTATAAACAAGTTAATATAATCGTTTTTCTTGGTGTTTAAGCTTATAATAGAATTTACCTTAACATtctttgaaataaaaaatgcatatgaaaagaaattattttcagttcttttaaaaatattttctttgttGTTATTATCCAAggagaatatatttttgttagtATCATCATCATCCAATAGTGCATATAGCATGTTCTTATCAAGCTTATATACATCATCAACATTCCCAACAATACAATTAAATACATTGCTTTCTGATGTATAATCGAGATTAGgatcatatataaatagcgatccattttttacgtttttatttgtaaacAATATGTTaagaaaatttacaaatttttcacttataaaaataaatactaaATATCCACATGATGATCctatgtaaataaaatttccaAGTTCTccattaaatatttttgtttccTTTTCAACGTATATATAGTTAAAATCGCATATTAAGTTTATTTGCATACTAGTATTATCATCCATATTATCATTGGGcaaatcattttttgcGTCTTTGTTGTCATTACTACTGCTATTACTCggtttttgtattttaatttttttattatatataacttttttcCCTGTATGGCAATCAACAAAGGAAAGAAAGTAATCTTTATTAAAACCGACACAAACTAATGTTTTGTTATCTGGTAAAAAATCGAAGCATTTAAtagaattaataaaatagggTTCACATATTGACAATGGAGGAATTGTTACCTCCTTTCCATCGTCATCTTCTAACGAAAAATCTGATGTTTTATTTGCTTCTTgttgaataaaataattttctatattattatataattctattttgtttattcttttttcttttaatccCTTTAAAACTTCTTCACTAATATCATAATTGTATATACTCCCACTGTAAGttaatatagataaaatattctcattatcattttttttcattaaaattattggagaatatatatcaataaaTTCTCCAACATATTCTAtcaaattatttgttttatttgtttttgtcTTTATTACATCAACATTTATTTCTAACAGATCATTACTAATGTAAAaaccatttttttgtaattctTCATTcctaatattttcatctattatattttttgttttattttcttcccCTTCTCCTTTATTATTCCCTGCAAccttattttcattttcatttttagaATTATCTAAAAAGTTATCgtaatacaaatattcTTCTTTAAACATTGtatcttcattatttatttccagATAATGCGAATTTAAATCTACTATTCCTCCATTTGAGAAatagtttttattttttatatcctcttctttattcatttcactatttaatattgattcggtattatttttgtcgagtttattattattatcggTGTTGTCTTGGTCTACTAAACATATGTCCTCTTTTATTTCCCCCAAATTACCGTATGctttgtttatattattataagtatttatttggttatttttaatattccaCATTTGCATAGTATCATTAGAAGGTTCATTTATATCAGCAAAAAATTCGCTTTTATCATAAATGTCACATAAGTTAATATAAGTTTTATCGCCATAATGGCTGCCTTCTTCTTCGCTTTTGTTCACACCTTTACTATCATCTTTATCTTTATTCGTTTcgtcattattatttgcttCAGATAAACTAATTATCCCTTCATCATTCTTTTTGAAAGTTATCAAATTgctataattaaaaatacgTACTTGACTGAAAACATTGGATGTgct contains:
- a CDS encoding U1 snRNA associated protein, putative gives rise to the protein MCLISNYSNVYSFVFPIEASLLDSLMGKDRNEMASKRNYSFKDENVCKYYLIDFCPHDLFPNTKSDIGRCKSIHAEILKEQLENDENYKYYLAKYQQKFMRKLEDIIQMADIKIERSKEKLKHLSENPKSIDDKKEKIESINSQISDLLKQAEKAGEDGDTTKATSLNDQVTTLQAEIKKLNEEGVQSNDTNLMVCEVCGAMKAAGDLVQRFENHMNGKQHIGFEKIRNALNQLKEGIKEREIIIEEYRKSKRSNEHNNSRKESSSRDHRHKRRHSDHRRSSRDRRSRDRDSKSHHSSRRKRSRRYSSSNRSRSNNSSRSRDRHRNRSSKRR